A stretch of Vigna angularis cultivar LongXiaoDou No.4 chromosome 4, ASM1680809v1, whole genome shotgun sequence DNA encodes these proteins:
- the LOC108331410 gene encoding glutamate synthase [NADH], amyloplastic isoform X3 has protein sequence MQWVHSRFSTNTFPSWDRAQPMRVLGHNGEINTLRGNVNWMKAREGLLKCKELGLSENELKKLLPIVDANSSDSGAFDGVLEFLIQSGKSLPEAVMMMIPEAWQNDKNMDPQRKAFYEYFSALMEPWDGPALIAFTDGHYLGATLDRNGLRPGRFYVTHSGRVVMASEVGVVDIPLEDVCRKGRLNPGMMLLVDFEKHIVVNDDALKEQYSLARPYGEWLKKQKLELKDIVDSVQQSEREPPTIAGVVPAYGDDVDMENMGIHGLLAPLKAFGYTVESLEMLLLPMAKDGTEALGSMGNDTPLAVMSNREKLTFEYFKQMFAQVTNPPIDPIREKIVTSMECMVGPEGDLTEITEAQCHRLSLKGPLLSVEEMEAIKKMNHRGWRSKVIDITYSKSRGKKGLEEALDRICAEAHDAIGDGYTTLVLSDRAFSRERVAVSSLLAVGAVHQHLVKTLERTRVALIIESAEPREVHHFCTLVGFGADAVCPYLAVEAIWRLQVDGKIPPKSSGEFYSKDELVKKYFKASNYGMMKVLAKMGISTLASYKGAQIFEALGLSSEVIARCFAGTPSRVEGATFEMLARDALQLHELAFPSRVFSPGSAEATALPNPGDYHWRKGGEIHLNDPLAMSKLQEAARTNSIDAYKQYSKLIHELNKACNLRGLLKFKEAAVKVPLDEVEPASEIVKRFCTGAMSYGSISLEAHTTLATAMNKMGGKSNTGEGGEQPSRMEPLSDGSMNPKRSAIKQVASGRFGVTSYYLTNADELQIKMAQGAKPGEGGELPGHKVIGDIAVTRNSTPGVGLISPPPHHDIYSIEDLAQLIHDLKNANPAARISVKLVSEAGVGVVASGVVKGHADHVLISGHDGGTGASRWTGIKNAGLPWELGLAETHQTLVANDLRGRTVLQTDGQLKTGRDVAIATLLGAEEFGFSTAPLITLGCIMMRKCHKNTCPVGIATQDPVLREKFAGEPEHVINFFFMIAEEMREIMSQLGFRTVNEMVGRSDMLEVDKEVIKSNEKLENIDLSLLLRPAAELRPEASQYCVQKQDHGLDMALDNKLIALSDAALQKGLQVYIESPILNVNRAVGTMLSHEVTKRYHLNGLPTDTIHIKFEGSAGQSFGAFLCPGITLELEGDGNDYVGKGLSGGKVVVYPSKVSTFDPKQNIVIGNVALYGATSGEAYFNGMAAERFCVRNSGAKAVVEGVGDHGCEYMTGGIVVVLGNTGRNFAAGMSGGIAYVLDMDGEFLSRCNHELVDLDKIEEEEDIATLKMLIQQHQRHTNSVLAKEVLADFDSLLPKFIKVFPKEYKRVLASMKLKEASKDAAESASKHGEEQGEMELAEKDAFKELKKLATASSNGKPSEVESSKRPSQIIDPVKHRGFVAYEREGVQYRDPNVRMNDWKEVMKETQPGPLLKTQSARCMDCGTPFCHQENSGCPLGNKIPEFNELVYQNRWREALERLLETNNFPEFTGRVCPAPCEGSCVLGIIENPVSIKSIECAIIDKAFEEGWMVPRPPVNRTGKRVAIVGSGPSGLAAADQLNKMGHTVTVYERADRVGGLMMYGVPNMKADKENIVQRRVNLMAEEGINFVMNASVGHDPLYSLDRLREENDAIVLAVGATKPRDLPVPGRELSGIHFAMEFLHANTKSLLDSNLQDGNFISAKGKKVVVIGGGDTGTDCIGTSIRHGCSSIVNLELLPQPPQTRAPGNPWPQWPRIYRVDYGHQEGAAKFGKDPRSYEVLTKRFVGDENGIVKGLEIVHVRWEKDATGRFQFKEIEGTEEIIEADLVLLAMGFLGPEPTIAEKLDMERDNRSNFKAEYGRFSTSVRGVFAAGDCRRGQSLVVWAISEGRQAAAQVDRYLTNEDIEHNIARNPDELMKHKQDLTKKGTVAVANKQ, from the exons ACGTGTGTAGAAAAGGAAGACTAAATCCAGGCATGATGCTTCTGGTGGATTTTGAGAAGCATATTGTTGTAAATGACGATGCCTTAAAAGAACAGTATTCATTAGCAAGGCCATATGGGGAATGGCTCAAAAAGCAGAAGTTAGAACTAAAAGACATAGTTGATTCTGTTCAGCAATCTGAAAGAGAGCCACCGACAATAGCAGGAGTTGTGCCc GCATACGGTGATGATGTGGATATGGAAAATATGGGGATTCATGGTTTATTGGCTCCTCTAAAAGCTTTTGG ATATACTGTTGAATCCTTGGAAATGTTATTACTTCCCATGGCAAAAGATGGTACGGAAGCCCTTGGGTCAATGGGAAATGATACTCCTTTAGCAGTAATGTCGAATAGAGAAAAACTCACTTTCGAATATTTCAAGCAAATGTTTGCCCAAGTGACAAACCCACCTATTGATCCTATTCGAGAGAAAATAGTCACTTCAATGGAATGTATGGTTGGTCCAGAAGGTGACTTGACAGAAATCACCGAGGCACAATGCCACCGTCTTTCCCTAAAAGGCCCCCTTTTATCCGTTGAAGAAATGGAAgccattaaaaaaatgaatcataGGGGATGGCGGAGCAAAGTTATAGATATAACATACTCGAAGAGTCGTGGTAAGAAAGGGTTGGAGGAAGCCTTGGACAGGATATGTGCAGAAGCACATGATGCAATTGGTGATGGCTACACTACCCTTGTGCTGTCTGATAGAG CCTTCTCAAGGGAACGTGTTGCCGTGAGCTCCCTACTGGCTGTTGGTGCTGTTCATCAACATCTAGTGAAAACACTTGAGCGTACTAGAGTTGCATTAATAATAGAATCTGCCGAGCCACGAGAAGTGCACCATTTCTGTACACTTGTTGGCTTCGGTGCTGATGCTGTATGCCCATATTTGGCTGTAGAGGCAATTTGGCGATTACAGGTTGATGGAAAGATCCCACCAAAATCAAGTGGGGAATTCTACTCAAAAGATGAGCTGGTTAAGAAGTACTTCAAAGCAAGCAACTATGGAATGATGAAAGTGCTTGCGAAGATGGGAATATCTACTTTGGCCTCTTACAAAGGTGCTCAGATTTTTGAAGCTCTGGGTCTTTCATCAGAAGTGATTGCCAGGTGCTTTGCTGGAACCCCAAGTCGAGTCGAGGGCGCAACATTTGAGATGCTTGCTCGTGATGCTCTTCAATTGCACGAGTTAGCCTTTCCTTCTCGGGTTTTCTCTCCAGGAAGTGCTGAAGCAACTGCATTGCCAAACCCTGGGGATTATCATTGGAGAAAAGGCGGTGAAATTCACCTGAATGATCCACTTGCCATGTCAAAGCTTCAAGAGGCTGCGAGAACTAACAGCATAGATGCCTATAAACAGTACTCTAAGCTCATTCACGAGTTAAATAAAGCTTGCAATTTGCGGGGACTTCTGAAATTTAAAGAGGCAGCAGTAAAAGTTCCCCTTGACGAAGTAGAACCTGCCAGTGAGATAGTTAAGCGGTTTTGCACTGGGGCTATGAGTTATGGATCAATATCACTGGAGGCACACACAACATTGGCAACTGCTATGAATAAAATGGGAGGAAAATCCAACACAG GTGAGGGAGGTGAGCAGCCATCTCGTATGGAGCCTCTTTCTGATGGCTCAATGAACCCTAAAAGGAGTGCTATCAAACAGGTTGCTAGTGGGAGATTTGGAGTTACAAGTTACTATCTTACAAATGCGGATGAATTGCAGATAAAGATGGCCCAG GGAGCAAAACCAGGTGAAGGCGGTGAACTTCCTGGCCACAAGGTTATAGGAGACATTGCTGTCACAAGGAATTCAACTCCTGGTGTAGGACTTATCAGCCCACCTCCTCATCATGATATTTACTCCATTGAAGATCTTGCCCAATTAATTCATGATCTAAAG AATGCGAACCCTGCTGCTCGAATTAGTGTGAAGTTGGTATCTGAAGCTGGAGTTGGTGTAGTTGCCAGTGGAGTTGTTAAAGGCCATGCTGATCATGTCTTGATCTCTGGCCATGATGGAGGTACAGGAGCATCCAGATGGACTGGCATAAAAAATGCTGGTCTTCCTTGGGAACTTGGCTTGGCTGAGACCCATCAAACTTTGGTGGCTAATGACCTTCGAGGTCGCACCGTTCTCCAAACTGATGGGCAACTTAAAACAGGAAGAGATGTGGCCATAGCCACTCTTCTTGGTGCAGAAGAATTTGGTTTTAGCACAGCTCCACTCATTACTCTTGGCTGCATAATGATGCGCAAGTGTCACAAGAATACCTGCCCTGTTGGCATTGCTACGCAAGATCCAGTACTTAGAGAGAAGTTTGCTGGAGAACCCGAgcacgtcattaacttttttttcatgatAGCAGAGGAAATGCGAGAAATTATGTCCCAGCTTGGGTTTCGTACTGTCAACGAGATGGTTGGTCGTTCAGACATGCTCGAAGTTGATAAAGAAGTCATTAAAAGCAATGAGAAACTAGAGAACATTGACCTTTCTTTATTGCTTAGACCTGCAGCTGAACTGCGACCAGAAGCTTCTCAATACTGTGTTCAAAAACAAGATCATGGTTTGGACATGGCGTTGGATAATAAGCTTATAGCCCTGTCCGATGCTGCTTTACAAAAGGGTCTACAAGTATACATTGAAAGTCCAATCCTTAATGTAAACCGTGCGGTGGGAACTATGCTAAGCCATGAGGTTACTAAAAGGTACCACTTAAACGGTCTTCCAACAGACACTATTCACATCAAATTTGAGGGCAGTGCAGGCCAAAGCTTTGGTGCATTCCTCTGTCCTGGCATCACTTTGGAACTTGAAGGTGATGGCAACGACTATGTTGGTAAAGGGTTGTCAGGTGGTAAGGTTGTAGTTTATCCTTCAAAGGTGAGTACCTTTGACCCTAAGCAGAATATTGTAATTGGTAACGTGGCTCTGTATGGGGCCACATCTGGTGAGGCATATTTCAATGGTATGGCAGCTGAAAGATTTTGTGTGCGTAATTCTGGTGCTAAGGCAGTAGTGGAAGGTGTTGGTGATCATGGATGTGAGTACATGACTGGTGGGATAGTTGTTGTGCTTGGAAACACAGGCAGAAATTTTGCTGCAGGTATGAGCGGTGGGATTGCTTATGTTCTTGATATGGATGGAGAGTTTCTATCTCGGTGCAACCATGAGCTTGTAGATCTGGATAAGATTGAGGAGGAAGAGGATATCGCTACTCTAAAAATGTTGATCCAACAACATCAGCGCCACACAAATAGTGTGCTTGCCAAGGAAGTGCTTGCTGACTTTGATAGTCTTCTTCCAAAATTTATCAAGGTTTTCCCCAAGGAGTATAAACGAGTTTTGGCAAGTATGAAATTGAAGGAAGCCTCCAAAGATGCCGCAGAGTCTGCTTCTAAGCATGGAGAGGAGCAAGGTGAAATGGAATTGGCGGAGAAAGATGCTTTTAAAGAGCTCAAGAAACTGGCTACTGCATCATCGAATGGGAAGCCTAGTGAG GTTGAATCTTCAAAGAGGCCTAGTCAAATAATTGATCCTGTCAAACATAGGGGTTTTGTTGCTTATGAGAGGGAAGGTGTTCAGTACAGGGATCCCAATGTTCGAATGAATGATTGGAAGGAAGTGATGAAGGAAACACAACCTGGTCCACTTTTGAAAACCCAATCTGCCCGTTGCATGGACTGTGGTACTCCTTTCTGTCATCAG GAAAACTCGGGGTGTCCTCTTGGAAATAAAATACCAGAATTTAATGAGTTAGTATACCAAAACAGGTGGCGTGAAGCATTGGAGCGGCTTCTTGAGACAAATAACTTTCCAGAGTTTACTGGTAGGGTATGCCCAGCACCTTGTGAAGGTTCTTGTGTCCTTGGTATTATTGAGAATCCAGTATCCATTAAAAGCATAGAATGTGCCATCATAGACAAAGCTTTCGAGGAGGGTTGGATGGTGCCACGACCTCCAGTGAATAGAACTGG GAAAAGAGTGGCCATTGTTGGAAGCGGACCATCTGGCCTGGCAGCTGCTGACCAACTGAATAAAATGGGCCATACAGTAACAGTTTATGAAAGAGCTGATAGGGTTGGAGGGCTTATGATGTACGGGGTTCCCAACATGAAAGCTGACAAAGAGAATATAGTTCAACGGCGTGTTAACCTTATGGCAGAGGAGGGGATTAACTTTGTCATGAATGCTAGTGTCGGGCATGATCCTTTATACTCTCTTGACAGGCTTCGAGAGGAAAATGATGCTATTGTCTTAGCTGTAGGAGCCACAAAACCAAG GGATCTCCCAGTACCCGGTCGGGAGCTGTCCGGTATTCATTTTGCTATGGAGTTTCTGCATGCAAACACAAAAAGCTTGCTTGATAGCAATCTTCAGGATGGAAACTTCATTTCTGCCAAGGGAAAGAAAGTTGTGGTCATTGGTGGGGGTGACACGGGCACGGATTGCATAGGGACATCAATTCGGCATGGGTGTAGTAGCATTGTAAATCTGGAACTTCTACCTCAGCCACCACAAACTAGGGCCCCAGGCAACCCTTGGCCACAG TGGCCTCGCATATACAGAGTAGACTATGGGCACCAAGAAGGTGCAGCAAAATTTGGCAAAGATCCAAGATCTTATGAGGTATTGACTAAGCGGTTTGTGGGAGATGAAAATGGAATAGTAAAGGGACTTGAAATAGTACATGTTCGCTGGGAGAAGGATGCTACTGGGAGGTTTCAATTTAAGGAAATTGAGGGCACTGAGGAGATTATTGAGGCTGACCTGGTTTTACTGGCCATGGGATTCCTTGGCCCTGAACCT ACAATCGCAGAGAAGTTGGATATGGAGCGAGACAACAGGTCAAACTTCAAGGCAGAGTACGGTCGCTTCTCAACTAGTGTTAGAGGGGTGTTTGCAGCTGGAGATTGTCGACGTGGTCAGTCCCTGGTAGTATGGGCAATTTCAGAGGGGCGACAAGCTGCGGCACAAGTTGACAGATACCTAACAAATGAAGATATAGAGCACAATATAGCCCGGAATCCAGATGAACTTATGAAGCACAAGCAGGACCTAACCAAGAAGGGCACCGTTGCTGTGGCAAATAAACAGTGA